A window of Sphingobacterium sp. SRCM116780 contains these coding sequences:
- the cobA gene encoding uroporphyrinogen-III C-methyltransferase — MNIKPKVTLVGAGPGDPELISLKGIKAIKAADVILYDALVDESLLEYANEKCTKIYVGKRAEQLSTSQDQINQLLVDYALTHGHIVRLKGGDPFVFGRGGEELDFVHQFNIETAVVPGISSSIGLTGIQQIPLTYRGISESFWVITGSTTAGKLSQDLYTAVQTNATVVVLMGFGKLTEIVELYQQRGKGNLPIALIQNGSLPNEKIIMGTIDDILDESQEKRVGVPAIIVLGEVVAKHRDFKNIIKKFATA; from the coding sequence ATGAATATTAAACCAAAAGTTACCTTAGTCGGAGCAGGTCCTGGAGATCCTGAATTAATCAGTTTAAAAGGAATAAAAGCGATTAAAGCTGCTGATGTGATTTTATACGACGCATTAGTCGATGAAAGTTTATTGGAGTACGCAAACGAAAAATGTACTAAAATATATGTCGGTAAACGTGCAGAACAATTATCGACATCACAGGATCAAATCAATCAATTGTTGGTGGATTATGCATTAACGCATGGTCATATTGTTCGATTAAAAGGGGGTGATCCTTTTGTATTTGGACGTGGTGGAGAAGAATTAGATTTTGTTCATCAATTTAATATCGAAACAGCAGTTGTTCCTGGAATTTCTTCAAGCATTGGTTTAACGGGTATTCAGCAAATTCCATTGACTTATAGAGGTATAAGTGAAAGTTTTTGGGTAATAACTGGTTCAACTACAGCTGGAAAACTATCCCAAGATTTATATACTGCAGTACAGACAAATGCAACAGTAGTTGTACTGATGGGTTTTGGAAAATTGACAGAAATTGTTGAATTGTATCAACAACGTGGAAAAGGTAATCTTCCTATTGCATTGATTCAGAATGGATCATTACCGAATGAAAAAATCATTATGGGTACTATTGACGATATTTTGGATGAATCGCAAGAAAAGCGAGTAGGAGTGCCTGCCATCATTGTTTTAGGAGAAGTAGTCGCTAAACACCGTGATTTCAAAAATATAATTAAAAAATTTGCTACAGCTTAA
- a CDS encoding HopJ type III effector protein yields MTQKLLTKLKKQEINFSDVLNHIESQYDHTPTAFKNGDQSNLATENQGSAKVLAFAKLNNLDQDQTLSLFAEHYESVLNDPEGNNHQNIRQFMANGWNSVSFDGDVLTKK; encoded by the coding sequence ATGACACAAAAACTTTTAACAAAATTAAAGAAACAAGAAATTAACTTTTCTGATGTACTCAATCATATAGAATCACAGTACGACCACACTCCCACTGCTTTTAAAAATGGTGATCAATCTAATTTAGCAACAGAAAATCAAGGAAGCGCAAAGGTTCTCGCTTTTGCTAAGTTGAATAATTTAGATCAAGATCAAACATTATCCTTATTTGCAGAGCATTATGAGTCTGTTCTAAATGATCCTGAAGGCAATAATCATCAGAATATTCGTCAATTTATGGCTAATGGATGGAATTCTGTATCGTTTGATGGCGATGTTTTGACAAAAAAATAA
- the cysD gene encoding sulfate adenylyltransferase subunit CysD — protein sequence MDYLDQLEAESIYILREVAGQFENPALLFSGGKDSITLVHLALKAFRPGKFPFPLVHIDTGHNFSETIEYRDWLIGEIGEKLIIGNVQESIDTGKVVEQKGKNASRNALQTVTLLDTIAKYGFDACIGGARRDEEKARAKERIFSVRDEFGQWDPKRQRPELWNIFNGKIHKGENVRVFPISNWTELDVWNYIKREKIKLPSIYFSHEREVITRNGQLMAASPFLNMDEEDIVETKSVRFRTVGDMTCTAAVDSIATELDDIISEIKASTVSERGARMDDKVSEAAMEERKKQGYF from the coding sequence ATGGATTATTTAGATCAATTAGAAGCAGAATCTATCTATATATTACGTGAGGTGGCTGGACAATTTGAAAACCCAGCATTACTATTTTCAGGGGGAAAAGATTCCATAACGTTAGTTCACTTAGCTTTAAAAGCATTTAGACCTGGAAAATTTCCTTTCCCGTTAGTTCACATTGATACAGGGCATAATTTCTCAGAGACCATCGAATATCGTGATTGGTTAATTGGAGAAATTGGAGAAAAACTAATTATTGGTAATGTTCAAGAAAGTATTGATACAGGAAAGGTTGTAGAACAAAAAGGCAAAAATGCGAGTAGAAATGCGTTGCAAACAGTAACGTTATTGGATACGATCGCAAAGTATGGATTTGACGCTTGCATAGGTGGAGCACGTCGTGATGAAGAAAAAGCAAGAGCAAAAGAACGTATTTTCTCTGTTCGTGATGAATTCGGACAGTGGGATCCTAAACGTCAACGACCAGAATTGTGGAATATCTTCAATGGTAAGATACATAAAGGAGAAAATGTACGTGTGTTTCCAATTTCAAACTGGACAGAATTAGATGTGTGGAATTATATCAAACGTGAAAAAATCAAACTTCCGTCCATATATTTCAGTCATGAACGGGAAGTTATTACGCGCAATGGTCAACTGATGGCCGCTTCTCCATTTTTAAATATGGATGAAGAGGATATTGTAGAAACAAAATCAGTACGTTTTCGTACTGTAGGTGATATGACTTGTACTGCCGCAGTAGATTCTATTGCAACAGAATTAGATGATATTATTTCTGAAATTAAAGCTTCAACGGTGAGTGAACGAGGTGCCCGTATGGATGATAAAGTATCTGAAGCTGCTATGGAAGAGCGTAAAAAACAAGGTTATTTCTAA
- a CDS encoding CusA/CzcA family heavy metal efflux RND transporter → MLNAIIRFSIRNKVIIGLLTLIWIIWGVWSALHIPIDANPDITNNQVQIITSSPALATQEVEQFVTYPIEQELTNLPDLTELRSISRFGLSVVTAVFDDDVDIYFARQLISEKLQEAKENIPPGLGSPELAPISTGLGEIYQYVIHPAKGAESKYTATDLRTMQDWIIARQLYGTSGVAEVNSFGGKLKQYEVAVNPYKLKATGVGINEIFAALEQNNQNTGGAYIDKKPSAYFIRGIGLLTSMEDIGNVAIKSKNGFPIYIRDVAEVREGSAVRYGALTYNGEKEAVGGIVMMLKGENSAEVVAAVKEKLERIKQSLPQDVVVEAFSDRTDLVNRAISTVEKNLIEGALIVIFVLVIFLGNLRAGLIVASAIPLAMLFALGMMRLFGVSANLMSLGAIDFGLIVDGALIVVEATMHHLGLRKSQHVLTQAEMDEEVYKSSSKIRNSAAFGEIIILIVYIPILTLVGVEGKMFGPMAQTVSFAIIGALLLSLTYIPMMSALFLSKKPQHKITFADKMMAKLQSWYAPVVQKAVRVRKIVLLLTVVALGFSGYLFSKMGSEFIPQLQEGDYAFHCILPQGSSLSQSIETSMQAAKIIKKFPEVKIVVGKTGSAEIPTDPMPPEATDMIITLKPMSEWKSGDTYTGLADRMLDSLSVIPGVFFEASQPIQMRFNELMTGVRQDVAIKIFGENIDTLASIAGRVEQVVQSVNGASAPQIERTTGLPQISIVYNRTQLALHHVTVNDLNKVIAMSFAGTSAGAMYENERKFDLVVRLDSAFKTSTADVENLPILTGNGDQIPLSQLATIAIKDGPAQISRESGKRLIVIGFNIKDRDVTSVVNEIQGKLTEMNVMPTGYYYTFGGTFENLNAATKRLTLAVPGALLLIFILLYLTFRSLKESLLIFTAIPMSAIGGVFALLIRDMPFSISAGVGFIALFGVAVLNGIVLISTFNQLEKEGITDVFNRVWEGTKIRLRPVLMTATVASLGFLPMAISTGAGAEVQKPLATVVIGGLLSATFLTLFVLPCLYVLFYHTKKMKIGKTTIITSFVILFLSFSNTTFAQNNLKRIQLDDAIAQAVNANLNFKNTALEVEKSVLDQQKSFDGKTGVFVENEDFSPLDPNGSWKVGISQDFAWPGFYKARKELLRKTSQMVLEQREDARKQLIRDVSLNYYELIYLETRQSFFLQLDSTHQRLYESAKLRVKTGEAAGLEMIAAETKWQQNKTILLQNEQDLAIAAQNFSVLLNDNTLILPVKGSLQKIKTLQYSDSIGEHPLIKIQQKSIEVSEANVNMEEQAKLPDFSGRAFSQKLWGQRNPVTGISLTMNVPVFSNTYYQNKVKVAELETAIEKQELAQLRMNIVAQQANAKKEITKNEKQLQFYEQSGLKQSEEIMKAANLAYQSGEISYADLIQFLSQSIDIKINYLTALHAYNQSVIQYQYYQSN, encoded by the coding sequence ATGTTGAACGCAATCATCAGGTTCAGTATCCGAAATAAAGTTATTATCGGACTATTGACACTGATATGGATCATCTGGGGGGTATGGAGTGCTTTACACATTCCTATTGATGCCAATCCGGATATTACGAATAATCAAGTACAAATTATCACCAGTTCTCCCGCTTTAGCGACACAGGAAGTGGAACAATTTGTAACGTATCCCATTGAACAAGAATTAACAAATTTACCAGATCTAACAGAGCTACGCTCCATCTCTAGATTTGGACTATCTGTGGTCACCGCAGTTTTTGACGATGACGTCGATATTTATTTTGCCAGGCAATTGATCAGTGAAAAATTGCAGGAAGCTAAAGAAAATATTCCTCCAGGTCTTGGAAGTCCAGAATTGGCGCCAATAAGTACTGGATTGGGAGAAATTTATCAATATGTCATTCATCCTGCAAAGGGAGCTGAATCTAAATATACCGCCACAGACTTGCGAACCATGCAAGATTGGATCATTGCAAGACAATTATATGGAACTTCTGGTGTTGCTGAGGTGAACAGTTTCGGTGGTAAGTTAAAGCAATATGAGGTCGCAGTCAACCCATATAAATTAAAAGCGACAGGTGTGGGGATCAATGAAATATTTGCAGCCTTAGAACAAAACAATCAAAACACAGGTGGAGCCTATATTGATAAAAAGCCCAGCGCCTACTTTATACGTGGGATAGGACTTTTGACTTCTATGGAAGACATTGGGAATGTTGCTATAAAAAGCAAGAATGGCTTTCCTATTTATATACGTGATGTAGCAGAAGTTCGAGAAGGTTCTGCTGTGCGCTATGGAGCTTTGACTTATAATGGAGAAAAAGAGGCTGTTGGGGGTATCGTCATGATGCTAAAAGGTGAGAATTCTGCTGAAGTAGTCGCTGCAGTTAAGGAAAAGCTAGAACGAATCAAGCAATCTCTTCCTCAAGATGTTGTTGTGGAAGCATTTTCTGATCGTACTGATTTAGTTAATCGAGCAATCAGTACAGTAGAGAAAAATTTAATTGAAGGGGCTTTAATTGTCATTTTTGTTCTGGTGATTTTCTTAGGAAATCTAAGGGCAGGATTGATTGTTGCATCAGCGATTCCGTTAGCGATGCTTTTTGCCTTAGGAATGATGCGCTTATTCGGCGTTAGTGCCAATTTAATGAGCTTAGGGGCAATAGACTTTGGTTTGATTGTCGATGGGGCATTGATTGTGGTGGAAGCCACGATGCATCATTTGGGACTAAGAAAGAGTCAACATGTGTTGACACAAGCCGAAATGGATGAGGAAGTTTACAAGTCTTCTTCCAAAATTAGAAATAGCGCAGCTTTTGGTGAAATCATCATTCTGATTGTTTATATCCCGATATTGACACTTGTAGGAGTTGAAGGGAAAATGTTTGGTCCAATGGCACAAACGGTTAGTTTTGCCATTATAGGGGCGTTGCTGTTGTCATTGACCTATATCCCGATGATGAGCGCTTTATTTTTATCTAAAAAACCTCAACATAAGATCACGTTTGCGGATAAGATGATGGCTAAACTACAGTCGTGGTATGCACCAGTTGTTCAGAAAGCAGTTCGCGTGAGAAAAATAGTACTCTTATTAACGGTAGTGGCTTTGGGTTTCTCTGGTTATCTCTTTAGTAAGATGGGGAGTGAATTTATCCCTCAGCTCCAAGAGGGAGATTATGCTTTTCATTGTATCTTACCACAAGGGTCTTCCTTATCTCAAAGTATTGAGACCTCCATGCAGGCTGCGAAGATTATTAAAAAATTTCCCGAAGTGAAGATTGTTGTTGGAAAAACAGGTAGTGCAGAGATCCCAACTGATCCCATGCCACCAGAAGCAACCGATATGATTATCACGTTAAAACCGATGTCGGAATGGAAGTCAGGGGACACCTATACGGGATTGGCTGATCGTATGTTGGATTCGCTTTCGGTAATTCCAGGTGTATTCTTCGAGGCATCACAACCCATCCAAATGCGATTTAATGAGTTGATGACAGGGGTTCGACAAGATGTTGCTATTAAGATTTTTGGTGAAAACATCGATACATTAGCCTCGATTGCAGGTCGTGTGGAACAAGTGGTACAAAGTGTCAATGGTGCATCGGCTCCACAAATCGAACGTACAACGGGTTTACCTCAGATATCAATTGTTTACAACCGAACTCAGCTAGCTTTGCATCATGTGACAGTCAATGATTTGAATAAGGTTATTGCGATGTCATTTGCAGGTACAAGTGCAGGGGCGATGTATGAGAATGAACGAAAATTTGATTTAGTCGTTCGCTTAGATAGTGCTTTTAAAACTTCCACGGCTGATGTTGAAAATCTTCCAATTCTAACAGGTAACGGTGATCAGATACCATTGAGCCAACTGGCAACTATTGCCATAAAAGATGGGCCAGCACAGATAAGTCGTGAATCTGGAAAAAGACTTATTGTCATTGGTTTTAATATCAAAGATCGTGATGTTACCTCTGTTGTGAATGAAATTCAAGGAAAACTCACGGAAATGAATGTTATGCCGACAGGTTATTATTACACTTTTGGAGGAACGTTTGAAAATCTAAATGCAGCAACAAAACGATTGACCCTAGCGGTACCAGGCGCTTTATTACTTATTTTTATTCTCTTATATCTGACATTCAGATCTTTGAAAGAGTCTTTATTGATCTTCACAGCTATACCGATGAGTGCTATAGGGGGTGTCTTTGCGCTTCTGATTCGAGATATGCCTTTCAGCATCTCTGCTGGTGTTGGGTTTATTGCCTTATTTGGTGTAGCAGTACTCAACGGGATTGTGTTGATTTCTACTTTTAATCAACTGGAAAAAGAAGGAATAACAGATGTATTCAATCGTGTATGGGAGGGAACAAAAATCCGTTTGAGACCAGTTTTGATGACAGCTACTGTAGCCTCTTTAGGTTTTTTACCAATGGCTATAAGTACGGGAGCTGGAGCTGAAGTACAAAAACCTCTGGCAACGGTGGTGATCGGTGGTTTGTTATCAGCAACTTTCTTAACACTTTTTGTGTTACCCTGTCTCTATGTTTTATTCTATCATACTAAAAAAATGAAAATAGGTAAGACCACAATCATTACTTCTTTTGTTATCTTGTTTCTTTCGTTTTCTAACACCACTTTTGCACAAAATAATTTGAAACGGATTCAATTGGATGATGCCATAGCACAAGCTGTAAATGCAAATTTAAATTTTAAAAATACAGCTTTAGAAGTGGAGAAATCAGTGCTTGATCAGCAAAAATCCTTTGACGGGAAAACAGGTGTTTTTGTCGAGAATGAGGATTTCTCGCCATTGGATCCCAATGGATCTTGGAAGGTTGGGATTAGTCAGGATTTTGCATGGCCTGGCTTCTACAAGGCGAGAAAAGAATTGTTAAGGAAGACTTCCCAAATGGTTTTGGAACAACGAGAGGATGCTCGAAAACAATTAATACGTGATGTATCGTTAAATTATTATGAACTCATTTATCTAGAGACAAGACAGTCCTTCTTTTTACAGCTGGACAGTACCCATCAAAGGTTATATGAATCTGCAAAGCTTCGGGTTAAAACTGGAGAGGCTGCTGGATTGGAAATGATAGCGGCTGAAACAAAATGGCAACAAAATAAAACCATTCTATTGCAGAACGAACAGGATTTAGCGATAGCTGCTCAAAATTTCAGTGTTTTATTAAATGATAATACGCTTATTTTACCCGTAAAAGGCTCTTTACAGAAGATTAAAACGCTGCAGTATTCAGATTCTATAGGGGAGCATCCTTTAATTAAAATACAGCAAAAGTCTATTGAGGTGTCCGAGGCTAATGTTAACATGGAAGAACAGGCTAAATTACCTGATTTCTCTGGAAGGGCATTTTCTCAAAAGCTTTGGGGACAGCGTAATCCAGTTACTGGAATTTCTTTAACGATGAATGTGCCAGTCTTTTCTAATACATACTATCAAAATAAAGTAAAGGTAGCTGAGCTGGAAACAGCAATAGAAAAACAAGAACTAGCACAACTAAGAATGAATATTGTGGCACAGCAAGCCAATGCAAAAAAAGAAATTACCAAAAATGAAAAACAATTACAGTTTTATGAACAATCTGGATTGAAGCAATCAGAAGAAATTATGAAAGCCGCTAATTTGGCTTATCAGAGTGGTGAAATCAGTTACGCAGATCTAATCCAATTTTTATCACAGTCTATTGATATAAAAATCAATTACCTAACAGCTTTGCATGCTTATAATCAAAGTGTGATTCAATATCAATATTACCAGTCAAATTAA
- a CDS encoding efflux RND transporter periplasmic adaptor subunit yields MKLKFLIQYSLILASSIIAGCQTESSNNKKVVEEATHEHEHEEALTLTAAQEKQVGITYTALSYQMLSNGLILNGVLDVPNDMKAYVTSVYGGVLEELYARPGDFVKKGQVLGKVLNPDLIKMQEQLQLINNQISLTQIEVNRQQELVEGNAAPLKKLQQIEVELANLKAQKNSLSRQLSAGGGSLHISSQITIKAPISGVVASIQGLIGTRIEASSPILEIVNNDALHVDMYVYEKDFSKVKKGQKILFSPVNNANVSYEAQIDQLGQAFEKETNAIAVHAQVLGNKEGLINGMQVQGTLIVSDDKSLAVPTDCIVSAEGKDYIFLLKDEHTVPESPKNLVHKESEERHENHKHEEGLNHEYDRIAVVKGVSSRGFTAITPVKEIDENAKIVQKGAFFLLAKMTNSGEHAH; encoded by the coding sequence ATGAAACTAAAATTTTTAATTCAATATAGTTTAATTTTAGCGAGCAGCATTATTGCTGGTTGTCAAACAGAATCTTCGAATAACAAGAAAGTTGTAGAAGAGGCCACACATGAGCACGAACATGAAGAGGCACTTACGTTAACAGCAGCCCAAGAGAAACAAGTCGGAATAACGTATACCGCATTGTCCTACCAAATGTTGAGTAATGGTTTGATATTAAACGGTGTTCTGGATGTTCCTAACGACATGAAAGCATATGTTACGTCTGTATATGGTGGCGTACTGGAAGAGTTGTATGCTAGACCCGGAGACTTTGTCAAGAAAGGACAGGTGTTAGGCAAAGTATTAAATCCTGATTTGATTAAAATGCAAGAACAATTGCAGCTGATTAATAACCAAATTTCATTGACACAAATTGAAGTTAATCGTCAACAAGAATTGGTGGAAGGGAATGCAGCACCATTAAAAAAACTACAACAGATAGAGGTGGAGCTTGCTAACTTGAAAGCGCAAAAAAACAGTTTATCTAGGCAATTATCTGCTGGTGGTGGTTCTTTACATATCTCATCGCAGATCACGATTAAGGCGCCAATTTCAGGTGTTGTCGCATCGATACAAGGATTGATTGGTACGCGTATAGAAGCTTCATCGCCAATTTTAGAGATCGTAAATAATGATGCATTGCATGTGGATATGTATGTGTATGAAAAGGATTTTTCAAAAGTGAAAAAAGGACAAAAAATTCTATTTTCTCCTGTAAATAATGCGAATGTTTCTTACGAGGCGCAAATTGATCAGCTTGGACAAGCATTTGAAAAAGAAACGAACGCCATAGCCGTACATGCGCAAGTTCTAGGTAACAAAGAAGGGCTAATAAACGGTATGCAAGTTCAAGGAACACTCATCGTCAGTGATGATAAGTCTTTGGCTGTTCCTACAGATTGCATCGTTAGTGCAGAAGGTAAGGATTATATTTTCCTATTAAAGGATGAACATACTGTGCCTGAATCTCCTAAAAATCTTGTTCACAAAGAGAGCGAAGAGAGGCATGAGAACCATAAGCATGAAGAGGGTCTTAATCATGAGTATGATAGGATAGCAGTTGTTAAAGGTGTTTCTTCCCGAGGTTTTACAGCTATTACACCTGTAAAAGAGATTGACGAAAATGCTAAGATTGTACAGAAGGGTGCTTTCTTTTTATTAGCAAAGATGACAAATTCAGGAGAACATGCTCATTAA
- a CDS encoding bifunctional precorrin-2 dehydrogenase/sirohydrochlorin ferrochelatase, translating to MNTLFPIFLKPDQIQILLVGGGPVGLEKFQAVIQNNEKAKITVVATEICQEFKIILAEYNHIVVAERDFINTDLDKKHIVILATNNDQLNQKIRTLANEKYILLNAADKPGLCDFYLGSIVKKGNLKIAISTNGKSPTIAKRVKEFLQDMLPDEIDETLHLMSQLRDQLKGDFQAKVSALNEHTKSLIDNDGHK from the coding sequence ATGAATACACTATTTCCAATTTTTTTAAAACCAGATCAAATTCAAATCCTATTAGTAGGAGGTGGACCTGTTGGATTAGAAAAATTTCAAGCAGTCATTCAAAACAATGAAAAAGCGAAGATAACAGTTGTTGCAACGGAGATATGTCAAGAATTTAAAATTATATTAGCAGAATATAATCATATCGTTGTGGCAGAACGTGATTTTATAAATACGGATCTTGATAAGAAACATATTGTAATTTTAGCTACAAATAATGATCAACTTAATCAAAAGATAAGGACCCTAGCAAACGAAAAATACATCTTATTGAATGCTGCTGACAAGCCTGGATTGTGTGATTTTTATCTCGGTTCTATTGTAAAAAAAGGAAATTTAAAGATAGCAATTTCTACAAATGGAAAATCACCAACGATAGCAAAACGTGTAAAGGAATTTTTACAGGATATGCTTCCTGATGAAATTGATGAAACATTGCATCTCATGAGTCAATTACGAGATCAGTTAAAAGGAGATTTTCAAGCTAAGGTATCAGCATTAAACGAACATACTAAATCATTGATTGACAACGATGGACACAAATAA
- a CDS encoding sulfate adenylyltransferase subunit 1: MNILKFITAGSVDDGKSTLIGRLLYDTDSILDDQLDAIKKANRKNNDGTVDLAILTDGLKAEREQGITIDVAYKYFQTDNRKFIVADAPGHIQYTRNMITGASNSDLIIILVDARKGVIEQTKRHSFLAKLLSLKKVLVCINKMDMVDYSQEAYESIKQEFQFLAEKLKLQQVDFIPVSALKGDNIVYESKHMPWYQGPSLLSYLETVEIDDDAEQSWRFPVQWIVRPQTEELHDYRGYAGQVVGNGLRVGEEVVILPSEARSKIESIEFAGENLQTAESGKSIIIHLADDVDISRGDLIISANNSSLLERNFEANICWFDNKPLDTTQIYLLQNFSRTTKVKINEIIHKVDINTHEYIYEEDIKLNDIGRVSIKAANEIPFDLYNNNPATGRGIIIDPRTNLTVGAFMIESVA; this comes from the coding sequence ATGAATATATTAAAATTTATAACGGCAGGATCTGTTGACGATGGCAAAAGCACATTGATCGGTCGTCTATTATATGATACTGATTCCATCTTAGATGATCAACTAGATGCAATAAAAAAAGCAAACCGCAAAAATAATGATGGTACTGTAGATTTAGCGATTTTAACAGATGGTCTAAAAGCGGAGCGTGAGCAAGGTATTACCATTGATGTTGCCTACAAATACTTTCAAACAGATAATCGTAAGTTCATTGTGGCGGATGCACCTGGTCATATTCAATATACAAGAAATATGATTACTGGCGCTTCTAACTCCGACTTAATCATCATTTTAGTTGATGCACGTAAAGGTGTTATTGAACAAACTAAACGTCACTCTTTCTTAGCTAAATTACTTTCCTTAAAGAAAGTATTAGTTTGTATCAATAAAATGGATATGGTCGATTACAGTCAGGAAGCATATGAGTCTATTAAACAAGAATTTCAATTCTTAGCCGAAAAATTGAAGTTACAACAAGTTGATTTCATTCCTGTTTCAGCCTTAAAAGGCGATAATATTGTCTACGAATCCAAACATATGCCTTGGTATCAAGGACCTTCTTTATTATCTTATTTAGAAACAGTAGAAATTGATGACGACGCTGAACAATCATGGAGATTCCCGGTACAATGGATTGTACGCCCACAGACAGAGGAATTACACGACTATCGTGGATATGCTGGTCAGGTAGTTGGAAATGGTTTAAGAGTAGGGGAAGAGGTCGTTATTTTACCATCAGAAGCAAGAAGCAAAATAGAGTCTATAGAGTTTGCTGGAGAAAATTTACAAACTGCAGAAAGTGGGAAATCAATTATTATTCATCTGGCTGATGATGTAGATATTAGCCGAGGTGATTTAATTATCAGCGCAAATAACAGCTCATTATTGGAACGTAATTTTGAAGCCAATATCTGTTGGTTTGACAACAAACCTTTGGATACTACCCAGATTTATTTACTTCAGAACTTTAGTCGCACAACAAAAGTTAAAATCAATGAAATCATCCATAAAGTAGATATTAACACACACGAATATATCTACGAAGAAGATATTAAATTGAATGATATTGGACGTGTTTCTATTAAAGCAGCGAACGAGATTCCATTTGATTTATACAATAATAATCCTGCAACTGGTCGAGGAATCATTATTGATCCAAGAACGAATCTTACTGTAGGTGCATTTATGATCGAAAGTGTTGCATAG
- a CDS encoding phosphoadenylyl-sulfate reductase — translation MDTNKIKDIIQGKQGVELLQTIAQAYPSEVVFSTSFGIEDQIITSWIGKNKLDIQIFTLDTGRLFKETYSLWSRTIERYEVQISTFYPNTEQIQAFISEKGPNAFYESVDNRKACCHIRKIEPLQRALKGAKIWITGIRAEQSPNRHDMSDVEYDEVNNIIKVHPLFYWSFDQVKAYVSKENIPYNSLHDKGFPSIGCEPCTRAVREGEDFRSGRWWWEDQSKKECGLHVTTK, via the coding sequence ATGGACACAAATAAAATCAAAGATATTATACAAGGAAAGCAAGGTGTTGAACTCCTTCAAACCATTGCTCAAGCCTACCCATCTGAGGTTGTGTTTTCAACTTCATTCGGTATAGAAGATCAAATTATTACCTCTTGGATTGGTAAAAATAAATTGGATATTCAGATATTTACACTAGATACAGGACGATTATTTAAGGAAACGTATTCACTGTGGAGCAGGACGATAGAGCGATATGAAGTCCAAATTTCTACTTTTTATCCAAATACGGAACAAATACAAGCGTTTATTTCTGAAAAAGGACCAAATGCCTTTTATGAATCTGTAGACAATAGAAAAGCTTGTTGTCATATTCGTAAAATTGAACCATTACAAAGAGCGTTAAAAGGTGCGAAGATCTGGATAACGGGTATTCGAGCAGAACAATCTCCAAATCGTCATGATATGAGTGATGTTGAATATGATGAAGTGAATAACATCATCAAAGTACATCCTTTATTTTATTGGAGTTTTGATCAAGTGAAAGCGTATGTTAGTAAAGAAAATATTCCTTACAATAGTCTACACGACAAAGGTTTTCCAAGTATAGGATGCGAACCTTGTACACGCGCAGTACGTGAAGGAGAAGATTTTCGTTCCGGACGTTGGTGGTGGGAAGATCAAAGTAAAAAGGAGTGTGGGTTACATGTGACAACAAAATAA
- a CDS encoding YceI family protein, with translation MKKSKWIIDSSHSSVQFRITYLVIASIRGCFNAFHGFAEWDENFQNAAIEFNIDANSINTNVEERDKHLRSKDFFDTELYPTISFKSTSFKKIKNEKFRLEGHLTMHGHTKLVELMVEYNGKITDQQGCEKISFEVTGKVSRWEFDMKYNSVLEANSLLIDEDIDITINLLLGKEQ, from the coding sequence ATGAAAAAGTCAAAATGGATAATAGATTCTAGCCATTCCTCCGTACAGTTTCGCATTACTTATCTTGTAATTGCATCAATTAGAGGTTGTTTTAATGCGTTTCATGGCTTCGCTGAATGGGATGAGAATTTTCAAAATGCTGCAATAGAATTCAATATTGACGCCAACAGTATTAATACAAATGTGGAAGAAAGAGATAAACATCTTCGTTCAAAAGATTTCTTTGACACTGAACTTTACCCAACCATATCTTTTAAATCAACCAGTTTTAAAAAGATTAAAAATGAAAAGTTTAGATTAGAAGGTCATCTAACCATGCACGGGCACACAAAATTAGTCGAATTGATGGTTGAATACAATGGAAAAATAACAGATCAACAAGGATGTGAAAAGATTTCATTTGAAGTTACTGGAAAAGTAAGTCGTTGGGAATTTGATATGAAATACAACTCTGTATTGGAAGCAAATAGTTTATTGATTGATGAAGATATAGATATTACAATAAATTTATTACTAGGCAAAGAACAATAA